The following proteins come from a genomic window of Aphelocoma coerulescens isolate FSJ_1873_10779 chromosome 29, UR_Acoe_1.0, whole genome shotgun sequence:
- the COX14 gene encoding cytochrome c oxidase assembly protein COX14, whose translation MVSRKQLADFGYKAFSGSMMLLTVYAGYLCSVRVQRILQRRRERENAPGPES comes from the coding sequence ATGGTGTCCAGAAAGCAGCTGGCAGACTTTGGCTACAAGGCGTTCTCGGGCTCCATGATGCTGCTGACGGTGTACGCCGGGTACCTGTGCAGTGTCCGCGTCCAGCGGATTCTCCAGCGCCGCCGCGAGCGGGAGAACGCGCCCGGCCCCGAGAGCTGA
- the CERS5 gene encoding ceramide synthase 5, with protein MAAAAAAALRAWFWNERFWLPHNVTWADLAGEPGPPGSGLQYPRAAHVLSAFPLALGIFAVRLLFERFIAKPCAINLGIQDSGPHRAQPNAILEKVFTSITKSPDGKRLEGLSKQLDWDVRKIQRWFRHRRNQDKPTTLTKFCESMWRFTFYLSIFFYGIRFLWTAPWFWDTRQCWYNYPFQPLTSRLYYYYILELAFYWSLMFSQFTDIKRKDFLIMFVHHLATIGLITFSYMNNMVRVGTLVLCLHDASDFLLEAAKLANYAKYQRLCDAFFMLFGVVFIVTRLGIYPFWILNTTLFESWELIGPYPSWWLFNGLLVTLQVLHIIWSYLIIRTASKALVRGKVSKDDRSDVESSSEEEDVTSNSTKGIFSTSSNGSNRLNGHVAGGQWTGEE; from the exons atggcggcggccgcggcggcggcgctgcgggcCTGGTTCTGGAACGAACGGTTCTGGCTCCCGCACAACGTGACGTGGGCGGACTTGGCTGGCGAGCCGGGCCCGCCGGGCAGCGGGCTGCAGTACCCGCGGGCCGCTCACGTCCTCTCCGCCTTCCCGCTGGCGCTCGGCATCTTCGCCGTGCGGCTGCTCTTCGAGAG GTTTATTGCCAAGCCATGTGCCATAAACCTTGGCATTCAGGACAGTGGACCTCACAGAGCCCAGCCCAATGCAATTTTAGAGAAAGTGTTTACATCCATCACTAAG tcTCCAGATGGAAAAAGGTTAGAAGGCTTGTCCAAGCAGCTGGACTGGGATGTCCGAAAGATCCAGCGCTGGTTTCGGCATCGGAGGAACCAGGACAAACCCACCACCCTCACTAAATTTTGTGAGAGCAT GTGGagatttacattttatttaagtATATTTTTTTATGGAATCAGGTTTCTCTGGACG GCACCCTGGTTTTGGGACACACGACAATGCTGGTACAACTACCCTTTCCAG CCTCTAACATCCAGGCTTTATTATTACTATATCTTGGAGCTGGCCTTCTACTGGTCCCTCATGTTTTCTCAGTTTACAGACATTAAACGGAAG GACTTCCTGATCATGTTTGTCCATCATTTGGCCACGATTGGACTCATCACGTTCTCGTACATGAATAACATGGTGCGGGTTGGAACTCTGGTGCTATGCCTCCACGATGCTTCAGATTTCCTCTTGGAG GCTGCAAAACTGGCCAATTATGCCAAGTACCAACGTCTGTGTGATgctttcttcatgctttttggGGTTGTGTTCATCGTGACCCGGCTGGGCATTTACCCTTTCTG GATTTTGAACAcaaccctgtttgaaagctggGAGTTGATCGGTCCCTACCCTTCCTGGTGGCTGTTCAACGGGCTCCTGGTGACCTTGCAGGTCTTGCATATCATCTGGTCTTACCTCATCATCCGCACGGCCTCCAAGGCCCTGGTGCGAGGCAAG GTATCCAAGGATGACCGCAGTGACGTGGAGagcagctccgaggaggaggatgtGACTTCCAACAGCACAAAAGGAATTTTCAGCACTTCCAGTAACGGTTCCAACCGCCTGAACGGCCACGTGGCCGGTGGCCAGTGGACAGGAGAGGAGTAA